One stretch of Micromonospora cremea DNA includes these proteins:
- a CDS encoding MFS transporter yields the protein MHGLSRGRRLAAVVALALGGVAVGLTEFVAMGLLPEIARGLLPEQYAHSSSGAVARAGWMITAYALGVVVGAPLIAALSARVPRKKLVLGLLVLFAVGTIASATAPTFGLVLVARFVAALPHGAYFGAAGLLAAALMGPGREARGFATVLSGLTAANVVGVPLITRLGQAAGWRIAYLVIAGVFLLTLLAVLAVVPEVAAAADGSPAAELRALRTSQVWLVAATGAVGFAGFFAVDSYIAPVTTDVAGLSAATVPWALVAVGLGMTVGNALGGWLADRDLRRSMIIGFVAMIASIAVFSLVASTRTGLFVGAFLVGATSLYLGPVLQARLITVAPGAQLMGAAVNQSAMNIANSLGAALGSVAIAAGLGYLAPARVGLALAVLGLVLAGVSLSADRRSREAEPVAVAH from the coding sequence GTGCATGGATTGAGCAGAGGTCGACGCCTGGCTGCCGTCGTCGCCCTGGCCCTGGGTGGCGTCGCGGTCGGCCTGACCGAGTTCGTGGCGATGGGCCTGCTGCCCGAGATCGCGCGCGGCCTGCTTCCCGAGCAGTACGCCCACTCGTCGTCGGGCGCGGTGGCCCGGGCGGGCTGGATGATCACCGCCTACGCGCTCGGCGTGGTCGTCGGAGCGCCCCTGATCGCCGCCCTGAGCGCGCGCGTACCCCGCAAGAAGCTCGTCCTCGGGCTGCTCGTCCTCTTCGCCGTCGGCACGATCGCGTCCGCCACCGCCCCGACGTTCGGCCTGGTGCTGGTGGCCCGGTTCGTCGCGGCGCTGCCGCACGGTGCGTACTTCGGTGCCGCCGGCCTGCTCGCGGCGGCCCTGATGGGTCCGGGCAGGGAGGCACGCGGCTTCGCCACCGTGCTCAGCGGCCTGACCGCGGCCAACGTGGTGGGCGTACCGCTGATCACCCGGCTCGGGCAGGCGGCCGGCTGGCGCATCGCCTACCTGGTCATCGCCGGCGTCTTCCTGCTCACCCTGCTGGCGGTGCTGGCGGTCGTCCCGGAGGTCGCCGCGGCGGCGGACGGCTCGCCGGCCGCCGAGCTGAGGGCGCTGCGGACCTCGCAGGTCTGGCTGGTCGCGGCGACGGGGGCGGTCGGCTTCGCCGGATTCTTCGCGGTCGACTCCTACATCGCGCCGGTCACCACCGACGTCGCCGGCCTCTCGGCCGCGACCGTGCCGTGGGCGCTGGTGGCGGTCGGTCTCGGCATGACTGTCGGCAATGCCCTGGGAGGCTGGCTCGCGGACCGGGACCTGCGCCGAAGCATGATCATCGGCTTCGTCGCGATGATCGCGAGCATCGCCGTGTTCAGCCTCGTCGCGTCGACCCGCACCGGCCTGTTCGTGGGTGCGTTCCTGGTCGGCGCGACCAGCCTCTATCTGGGTCCGGTCCTGCAGGCGCGCCTGATCACCGTCGCCCCCGGAGCGCAGCTGATGGGTGCGGCGGTCAACCAGTCGGCCATGAACATCGCGAACAGTCTGGGCGCTGCGCTGGGCAGCGTCGCCATCGCCGCCGGGCTCGGTTATCTCGCACCCGCCCGGGTGGGCCTGGCCCTGGCGGTCCTCGGGCTGGTCCTGGCCGGTGTCAGCCTGTCAGCCGACCGACGCTCGCGCGAGGCGGAGCCGGTCGCCGTCGCGCACTGA
- a CDS encoding ROK family transcriptional regulator: MTRTTADVTFLRGYNQALVMAVGRTARTFERSTVVNATGLTPQAVSKVIARLVADGLIRSAGVRRASIGKPAVVYELVPDSRYAIGAHVAGRTLRLVLVDLAGTVQHSAVSPLPSDFTPEQLLHTLKSGIDAITSGNDLRGRLTGVGLGMIGPLDHEHGLVRGAHGLRHWHEVPLRELAEAYLGLPVHLDKDVAAGITAEAWRHGGTFGDAALIMVESGIGGGFWLGGGAHRGAHTNAGEFGHTVVDLDGPLCVCGRHGCLEIVHNQAADAGDIPRAAHVLAIGVVNLLQTLDLAHVVLAGADLLRHADIYLAAVEQAVRADTRRRDWLTTDVGLSSLGADAIAAGAAMQVLDEQYGIPGLAPLSDSAPPLPQRVATARR; this comes from the coding sequence ATGACTCGCACCACAGCCGACGTGACGTTCCTGCGCGGCTACAACCAGGCGCTCGTCATGGCGGTGGGACGTACCGCGCGCACGTTCGAACGGTCCACCGTCGTCAACGCCACCGGCCTGACCCCGCAGGCTGTCTCCAAGGTCATCGCCCGCCTGGTCGCCGACGGCCTGATCCGGTCCGCCGGTGTCCGCCGCGCGTCCATCGGCAAGCCCGCGGTGGTCTACGAACTGGTCCCCGACAGCCGGTACGCCATCGGCGCCCACGTCGCCGGGCGCACTCTGCGGCTGGTCCTGGTCGACCTGGCCGGCACCGTGCAGCACTCGGCGGTCAGCCCGCTGCCCAGCGACTTCACCCCGGAGCAGCTTCTGCACACCCTGAAGTCGGGCATCGACGCCATCACCAGCGGCAACGACCTCCGCGGCCGACTGACCGGCGTGGGGCTCGGCATGATCGGCCCGCTGGACCACGAGCATGGCCTGGTGCGTGGCGCGCACGGTCTGCGGCACTGGCACGAGGTACCGCTGCGCGAGCTCGCCGAGGCGTACCTGGGCCTGCCGGTGCATCTCGACAAGGACGTCGCCGCGGGGATCACGGCCGAGGCGTGGCGCCATGGCGGAACGTTCGGCGACGCCGCGCTCATCATGGTCGAGTCGGGCATCGGCGGCGGCTTCTGGCTCGGCGGCGGCGCACACCGCGGCGCACACACCAACGCCGGAGAGTTCGGCCACACGGTCGTCGATCTGGACGGGCCCCTCTGCGTCTGCGGACGCCACGGCTGCCTGGAGATCGTCCACAACCAGGCCGCCGACGCGGGAGACATCCCTCGCGCGGCCCACGTCCTGGCGATCGGCGTGGTCAACCTGCTCCAGACACTCGACCTCGCCCACGTGGTACTGGCGGGCGCGGATCTCCTGCGGCACGCGGACATCTACCTCGCCGCGGTCGAGCAGGCCGTCCGGGCGGACACGCGGCGCAGGGACTGGCTCACCACGGACGTGGGCCTGTCGAGCCTCGGCGCGGACGCGATCGCCGCGGGCGCCGCCATGCAGGTCCTCGACGAGCAGTACGGCATCCCGGGTCTTGCCCCGCTCTCGGACTCCGCCCCGCCCCTCCCCCAGCGCGTGGCCACTGCCAGGCGCTAG
- a CDS encoding TIGR03086 family metal-binding protein encodes MPDITTATPDFAQASRALTSLVQRVTDDQLTSPTPCAGWVVGDLLDHLVGLTIAFRMAAEKAPDAAPGGPGDSTMANLDPGWRTVLPAQLDQLAAAWRVPSAWTGEAAAGGVVLPAEVMGLFALNEVLVHGWDLARATGQAYDVDPRTLEWVHGLVSQQASSQGTPGLFGPSIAVPDEAALLDRVVGLTGRDPAWSAAVAS; translated from the coding sequence ATGCCCGACATCACCACCGCCACCCCGGACTTCGCACAGGCGTCCCGCGCGTTGACGTCGCTGGTGCAGAGGGTGACCGATGACCAGCTCACCTCTCCCACCCCGTGCGCGGGATGGGTCGTCGGTGACCTGCTCGATCATCTCGTCGGGCTCACGATCGCGTTCCGGATGGCCGCCGAGAAGGCTCCCGACGCTGCGCCGGGCGGGCCCGGCGATTCCACGATGGCCAACCTGGACCCTGGGTGGCGCACGGTCCTGCCCGCGCAGCTCGACCAACTGGCCGCCGCGTGGCGCGTACCGAGCGCCTGGACGGGTGAAGCCGCGGCCGGTGGCGTCGTGCTGCCGGCTGAGGTCATGGGCCTGTTCGCGCTGAACGAGGTGCTCGTTCACGGCTGGGATCTCGCCCGAGCGACCGGTCAGGCATACGACGTCGACCCGCGGACCCTCGAGTGGGTCCATGGTCTGGTGTCGCAACAAGCGAGCAGCCAGGGCACCCCGGGGCTGTTCGGGCCGTCGATCGCGGTGCCGGACGAGGCTGCGCTGCTCGACCGGGTCGTCGGGCTCACCGGCCGCGACCCGGCCTGGAGTGCAGCGGTGGCTTCCTAG
- a CDS encoding YccF domain-containing protein: MIRFVLNVLWLIFGGGIVLAVSYGIAALICFVLVITIPFGVASLRLAVYSLWPFGRTLVPKPGAGVASGLANVLWVVLAGWWLALSHIVAGIALCVTIIGIPFGIANFKLVPAAFWPLGREVVGTP, translated from the coding sequence GTGATTCGCTTCGTGCTGAACGTGCTGTGGCTCATCTTCGGCGGTGGCATCGTGCTGGCGGTCAGTTACGGCATCGCCGCGCTGATCTGCTTCGTCCTGGTCATCACCATCCCGTTCGGCGTCGCGTCGCTGCGTCTCGCCGTCTACTCGTTGTGGCCGTTCGGCCGCACGCTGGTGCCCAAGCCGGGCGCCGGTGTCGCCTCCGGGCTGGCCAACGTCCTGTGGGTGGTGCTGGCGGGCTGGTGGCTCGCGCTGTCCCACATCGTCGCCGGCATCGCCCTCTGCGTCACGATCATCGGGATTCCGTTCGGCATCGCCAACTTCAAGCTCGTCCCGGCCGCGTTCTGGCCCCTCGGCCGCGAGGTCGTCGGCACCCCGTGA
- a CDS encoding SAM-dependent methyltransferase, which translates to MAGPDAELAAKLEPDVPRAARIWNYWMGGKDNFQADRAAGDAVAEVYPEIVVMAQQSRRFLVRAVRYLAAEAGIRQFLDIGTGLPTMQNTHAVAQGIAPESRIVYVDNDPMVLVHARALLASTTSEGVTTYVPADYHDPEKILAEAAQTLDFDQPIAVMYMGVMGYEPDLAVVRSIVGRTMDATTSGSHLVLWDGTNTSPAVVSGAERLAVNGGVPYILRSPEELASCFAGLTMVEPGLVPIPLWRPDGADATGIDAYGAVARKP; encoded by the coding sequence ATGGCCGGCCCGGATGCCGAACTCGCAGCGAAGCTTGAGCCCGACGTGCCGCGCGCGGCACGGATCTGGAACTACTGGATGGGGGGCAAGGACAACTTCCAGGCCGACCGGGCGGCCGGCGACGCCGTGGCCGAGGTCTACCCGGAGATCGTCGTCATGGCGCAGCAGTCCCGCCGGTTCCTGGTGCGGGCCGTGCGCTATCTGGCGGCCGAGGCGGGCATCCGGCAGTTCCTGGACATCGGCACCGGCCTGCCCACCATGCAGAACACCCACGCGGTCGCCCAGGGGATCGCGCCCGAGTCGCGGATCGTCTACGTCGACAACGACCCGATGGTCCTCGTGCACGCCCGGGCGCTGCTGGCCAGCACGACCTCGGAGGGCGTCACCACCTACGTGCCCGCCGACTACCACGACCCGGAGAAGATTCTCGCCGAGGCCGCGCAGACGCTGGACTTCGACCAGCCCATCGCCGTGATGTACATGGGCGTGATGGGCTACGAGCCCGACCTGGCCGTGGTGCGCTCCATCGTCGGGCGGACGATGGACGCGACCACGTCTGGCAGCCACCTGGTGCTGTGGGACGGCACCAACACCAGCCCGGCGGTGGTCTCCGGCGCCGAGCGGCTGGCGGTGAACGGCGGCGTCCCGTACATCCTGCGCAGCCCCGAGGAGCTCGCCAGCTGCTTCGCGGGGCTGACGATGGTGGAGCCCGGCCTGGTGCCGATTCCGCTGTGGCGCCCGGACGGCGCCGACGCCACGGGGATCGACGCGTACGGCGCCGTGGCCCGCAAGCCCTGA
- a CDS encoding WGR domain-containing protein: MPQETTYLELSEVDGAHKFYEVVVDDATLTVRYGRIGDQGQVKASAYPDNARARAAAAKKIGEKVRKGYAPAVPGVRQKRSVSRRQIVSTRSTARTAPVLWRYDSGAPAFGIFVDEQHCMVGNEHGVITTLGHDARVRGQVRLPDGVKCIVADDAWVYAGCDDGNVYDLCGKVPRVAYAIAPEIDIYWLDIHDGVLGVSDADGGIAAIDHEDEFLWRRPGRGRSAWMVRCDTDALYHGHSQGVTGYDWRTGRELWHARTGSVLFGWQERGSVFAGTGTREVVRLAKDGRVERSYRCDAPVFSCATAEGGRFVFAGDSQSSIYCFDAAGTRLWKLGTGCGSAYSMQYHGDRLYVVTTGGHLACIDASEQAIRAAQVGDVPDVLDVKAPRQAPRTVEPTVVEVTSDAGAGVVVQCLDDRGRMRVQVVSDGYRRDWSVQFPKGIREPGARYLVTEVRESGRGGFYRAYGDIRRLR, from the coding sequence ATGCCGCAGGAGACGACCTACCTCGAACTGTCCGAAGTGGATGGTGCGCACAAGTTCTACGAGGTCGTTGTCGATGACGCCACGCTGACCGTGCGCTACGGCCGGATCGGCGACCAGGGGCAGGTCAAGGCAAGCGCCTACCCGGACAACGCCCGGGCGCGGGCGGCCGCGGCGAAGAAGATCGGGGAGAAGGTCCGCAAGGGGTACGCTCCGGCGGTCCCCGGCGTCCGACAGAAGCGCAGTGTCTCGCGGCGGCAGATCGTTAGCACCCGCTCCACGGCCCGCACCGCCCCGGTGCTCTGGCGCTACGACTCCGGCGCCCCCGCCTTCGGCATCTTCGTCGACGAGCAGCACTGCATGGTGGGCAACGAGCACGGCGTGATCACCACCCTCGGCCACGACGCCCGGGTGCGCGGTCAGGTCCGGCTCCCCGACGGGGTGAAGTGCATCGTCGCCGACGACGCCTGGGTCTACGCGGGCTGCGACGACGGCAACGTCTACGACCTGTGCGGCAAGGTGCCCCGGGTGGCGTACGCGATCGCCCCCGAGATCGACATCTACTGGCTGGACATCCACGACGGCGTCCTGGGCGTCTCGGACGCCGACGGTGGGATCGCCGCCATCGACCACGAGGACGAGTTCCTCTGGCGTCGGCCCGGGCGGGGTCGCTCGGCATGGATGGTGCGCTGCGACACCGACGCGCTCTACCACGGCCATTCCCAGGGGGTGACCGGTTACGACTGGCGTACCGGCCGCGAGCTCTGGCACGCCAGGACCGGTTCGGTGCTCTTCGGGTGGCAGGAGCGCGGCAGCGTGTTCGCCGGGACGGGCACCCGCGAGGTGGTGCGGCTGGCCAAGGACGGCCGGGTCGAACGCAGCTACCGGTGCGACGCCCCGGTCTTCTCCTGTGCCACCGCCGAGGGTGGCCGGTTCGTGTTCGCCGGCGACAGCCAGTCCTCGATCTACTGCTTCGACGCGGCGGGCACCCGGCTGTGGAAGCTCGGCACCGGCTGTGGCTCGGCGTACTCCATGCAGTACCACGGCGATCGGCTCTACGTCGTCACCACCGGCGGCCATCTGGCCTGCATCGACGCCAGTGAGCAGGCGATCCGGGCGGCCCAGGTCGGGGACGTGCCGGACGTGCTGGACGTCAAGGCGCCCCGGCAGGCACCGCGGACCGTGGAGCCGACGGTGGTCGAGGTGACCAGCGACGCCGGCGCGGGCGTGGTGGTGCAGTGCCTGGACGATCGGGGCCGGATGCGGGTCCAGGTGGTGTCGGACGGCTACCGGCGCGACTGGTCGGTGCAGTTCCCCAAGGGCATCCGCGAGCCGGGTGCCCGCTACCTGGTGACCGAGGTCCGCGAGTCGGGCCGAGGGGGGTTCTACCGGGCGTACGGCGACATCCGCCGGCTGCGCTGA
- a CDS encoding peptidoglycan-binding domain-containing protein, translating to MPTRRHLLVTAAAATASLVAAGRAAQAAPAAALPQVNMEALIKAAQIDPRRADTTITAGSKDSVLQVERALQARGLLSATYVDGHFGTSTVAAYAAYQRSLGYSGLDATGLPGMTSLRLLGDQRYTVTLPLSPGSRVSFRGVTVNTRTRAMLLEAERLLGRQLAITQGSYSSDNSSSAGTHDGGGALDLSVSGLTTTYRTTVVAQLRRVGFAAWLRTPSQGDWPYHIHAIALADTDQSAAAQHQAGDYYLGLNGLANRAADDGPVVTPKLSWEEYQRTT from the coding sequence GTGCCCACTCGGAGACATCTGCTGGTCACCGCCGCTGCCGCGACGGCGTCGCTGGTTGCCGCGGGGCGGGCCGCCCAGGCCGCGCCGGCCGCCGCCCTGCCTCAGGTCAACATGGAGGCGCTCATCAAGGCCGCGCAGATCGACCCGCGCCGCGCCGACACCACGATCACCGCGGGCAGCAAGGACAGCGTGCTCCAGGTGGAGCGGGCGTTGCAGGCCCGGGGCCTGCTGTCCGCCACCTACGTCGACGGCCACTTCGGCACCAGCACCGTCGCGGCGTACGCCGCGTACCAGCGGTCGCTGGGGTATTCGGGGCTCGACGCCACCGGCCTGCCCGGGATGACCTCGCTGCGCCTGCTCGGCGACCAGCGGTACACGGTGACCCTCCCGCTCTCGCCGGGCAGCAGGGTGTCCTTCCGCGGGGTCACCGTGAACACGCGCACCAGGGCCATGCTGCTGGAGGCGGAGCGGCTGCTCGGCAGGCAGTTGGCCATCACGCAGGGCTCGTACAGCTCCGACAACTCGAGTTCCGCCGGCACGCACGACGGCGGCGGCGCGTTGGACCTCTCGGTGAGCGGCCTGACCACCACCTACCGCACCACCGTGGTCGCACAGTTGCGCCGGGTGGGCTTCGCGGCGTGGCTGCGCACGCCGTCGCAGGGCGACTGGCCGTACCACATCCACGCCATCGCGCTGGCGGACACCGACCAGTCGGCTGCCGCGCAGCACCAGGCCGGGGACTACTACCTGGGCCTCAACGGACTCGCCAACCGGGCCGCCGACGACGGGCCGGTCGTCACGCCCAAGCTGTCCTGGGAGGAGTACCAGCGAACGACCTGA
- a CDS encoding endonuclease domain-containing protein has protein sequence MAHPVRADGEAAEALHPPAVIPAWWAAPPPRLVSHLPDVDPEVLRVALDPLPPAAPAIVHYRPAVVGSLGDLVDALLDQLDSVALAMFPRWLPTADRLDGEGMLGVAAVRALAARAAARSRHFGPFLADLAERGLRFPRRPGGRSRFPAEVRAAGLARVIAEAYDREGCVLLVALPDLGPDAERTLVAAAEWLVRHSGFTVWLTGAPLRHADRIRSVTVTVPARFADLVVPTGRTPETATRRESMLLAWPPIAGVPRGDSAAEQALERALAPHAWARGRRWNQTYEWHVLGEAYRLDLFWPAEGLAVEVDGPEHRGPIAFANDRRRDVQLQLLGLDVLRFTNEQVLSDAPAVVDGIRRLLARRRADGTHPHGDETS, from the coding sequence ATGGCGCACCCCGTCCGCGCCGACGGCGAGGCCGCCGAGGCGCTGCACCCCCCCGCGGTGATCCCGGCCTGGTGGGCCGCCCCGCCACCGCGGTTGGTCAGCCACCTGCCGGACGTCGACCCGGAAGTGCTCCGGGTGGCGCTCGACCCGCTGCCACCGGCAGCTCCCGCGATCGTGCACTACCGGCCAGCGGTCGTGGGTTCGCTCGGCGACCTGGTGGATGCTCTGCTCGACCAGCTGGATTCCGTGGCGCTCGCAATGTTTCCCCGCTGGTTGCCGACGGCCGACCGCCTCGACGGGGAGGGGATGCTCGGCGTGGCTGCGGTCCGCGCCCTCGCAGCGCGCGCAGCGGCCCGCTCCCGGCACTTCGGCCCGTTCCTCGCGGATCTCGCCGAGCGCGGGCTGCGCTTTCCACGCCGGCCCGGTGGTCGGTCCCGCTTCCCGGCGGAGGTACGCGCCGCCGGGCTCGCCCGGGTGATCGCCGAGGCGTACGACCGGGAGGGTTGCGTACTTCTCGTCGCGCTGCCCGATCTGGGTCCGGACGCCGAACGGACGCTCGTGGCCGCGGCCGAGTGGCTGGTGCGGCACAGCGGCTTCACGGTGTGGCTGACCGGCGCACCCCTGCGCCATGCGGACCGGATCCGCTCGGTGACCGTGACGGTGCCGGCACGGTTCGCCGACCTGGTCGTCCCGACCGGCCGAACGCCCGAGACAGCCACCCGACGGGAGTCGATGCTGCTGGCCTGGCCGCCGATTGCCGGCGTGCCGCGCGGTGACAGCGCCGCCGAGCAGGCGCTGGAACGCGCGCTCGCGCCGCATGCATGGGCGCGGGGCCGGCGCTGGAACCAGACGTACGAATGGCATGTGCTCGGCGAGGCGTACCGGCTTGACCTCTTCTGGCCCGCTGAGGGTCTTGCGGTCGAGGTGGACGGCCCGGAGCATCGGGGGCCGATAGCTTTCGCCAACGACCGGCGGAGGGACGTGCAGCTGCAACTTCTCGGGCTGGACGTGCTTCGCTTCACCAATGAGCAGGTGCTGTCCGACGCGCCGGCGGTGGTCGACGGGATCCGTCGACTGCTGGCCCGGCGACGCGCGGATGGCACGCACCCCCATGGAGATGAGACATCATGA
- a CDS encoding helicase HerA domain-containing protein, translating into MISEEQRAALEAVSLNPAVTPDDVWRPSRHNVPELHEKVVAEILRGVARARTDDTTVPLGVAMQGRAGAGKTHLLGAVRERIQHGGGYFFLVELVSGKTFWESVALALVEGMGRDAIGWGTQLRTFLRRLTAQLGLPVDVRDAVAGAREVNREHLDAFIRALRTRDREVGRDCQDTARALVLHGAIDFEAQDVGYGHLISEPGEPGMRAAWGLSPAIRTPQQIVQDISRLMALTLDPTVIAVDQLDTLFAQTSTSLLDQHAGIEDGQAKIIGPIADGLLKLRDVTRRTLLVVSCLPDTWELLTRSAPTPVGDRFRQATLPDRIPSPEIGRAIVAKRMSAAFADPHFVPPHPTWPIDPAAFADAPTLTPRALLRRVDRHVAWCRDRDEVVELDRLIDGVDVTPTPATAFGLPGDVTADERQLGELDVRFAELIAAADVGAALTPTTEDEQMPPLLAAGLAAWIAEQAPTGATYKYDPPPGRKPALHGRLIEVLDEATENEAHWCFRAIAHPNAIAVTARVKAACTMAGLDRDLPQRRLVLLRNGAWPSGKRTTEVLTAFDVAGGVRCGVTEADLRVFAALRVMAAEPSAALQEWLVARRPASGTDLFRAVLPGPDPTSGDTVAGPAGAPPADVAGGPSTSPGAALVPAGADAADLVADAADQTPDIVAAAVDGRSIGLGRTVEEGEPFTVDLESLRRHAVVFAGSGSGKTVLIRRLVEECARQGVSAIVLDPNNDLARLGDPWPDPPSGWTPGDAERAADYLAHTEVVVWTPRVTAGRPLSFQPLPDFTSLRDWPDEFDQAIRSAVEALAPRAGVDRSTRLAQQGKAVLTEALQAYARSGMVGLSGFTEFLADLPDGVSRLARADKLAQDLAETLKAAMVTDPLFGGVGAPADPGLLLTPSPGRRARVSVISFIGLASDQERQSFVNQLQMALFAWIKRHPAGDRPLGGLFVMDEAQTLAPSTGNTACTASSIALASQARKYGLGLVFATQAPKGLHNQISGNATTQFFGLLNAPAQIDAARQLAEAKGGRLPDIGLLSSGEFYAAGEGFSFAKVRTPLCLTHHPKAPLSPEEVIARARPGSADS; encoded by the coding sequence GTGATCTCTGAAGAGCAGCGGGCCGCCCTGGAGGCGGTGAGCCTCAACCCGGCTGTCACCCCGGACGACGTCTGGCGGCCCAGCCGCCACAACGTGCCCGAGCTGCACGAGAAGGTGGTCGCGGAGATTCTCCGTGGGGTGGCGCGGGCGCGAACCGACGACACGACCGTGCCTCTCGGCGTGGCCATGCAAGGCCGCGCGGGCGCCGGCAAGACACACCTGCTCGGCGCGGTCCGGGAACGCATCCAGCACGGCGGCGGCTACTTCTTCCTCGTCGAACTGGTGAGCGGTAAGACGTTCTGGGAGAGCGTCGCCCTGGCACTGGTGGAGGGCATGGGTCGCGACGCGATCGGCTGGGGCACGCAGCTGCGAACCTTCCTGCGCCGGCTCACCGCGCAGCTCGGCCTGCCGGTCGACGTCCGTGACGCGGTCGCCGGCGCCCGCGAGGTGAACCGTGAGCATCTGGACGCGTTCATCCGGGCGCTGCGCACCCGCGATCGTGAGGTTGGACGGGACTGCCAGGACACCGCCCGGGCGCTCGTCCTGCACGGCGCCATCGACTTCGAGGCGCAGGACGTGGGTTACGGCCACCTGATCTCCGAACCGGGCGAGCCGGGCATGAGGGCCGCATGGGGGCTGAGCCCCGCGATACGCACCCCGCAGCAGATCGTGCAGGACATCTCCCGGCTGATGGCCCTCACGCTGGACCCGACGGTCATCGCCGTAGACCAGCTCGACACGCTCTTTGCCCAGACCAGCACGTCGCTGCTCGACCAGCACGCCGGGATCGAGGACGGCCAGGCCAAGATAATCGGCCCGATCGCCGACGGCCTGCTCAAGCTCCGTGACGTCACCCGCCGGACGCTGCTCGTCGTCTCCTGCCTGCCGGACACCTGGGAGCTGCTGACCCGCAGCGCACCGACCCCGGTCGGCGACCGGTTCCGCCAGGCGACCCTTCCGGACCGGATTCCCAGCCCGGAGATCGGCCGGGCGATCGTGGCAAAGCGGATGTCGGCCGCATTCGCGGACCCGCACTTCGTACCGCCCCACCCCACCTGGCCCATCGACCCCGCTGCCTTCGCCGACGCGCCCACGCTGACTCCTCGCGCTCTGCTGCGGCGGGTGGACCGCCACGTCGCATGGTGCCGAGACCGCGACGAGGTTGTGGAACTCGACCGACTCATCGACGGCGTCGACGTCACACCGACTCCGGCCACCGCTTTCGGCCTGCCCGGCGACGTGACAGCGGACGAACGGCAGCTGGGCGAGTTGGACGTGCGGTTCGCTGAGCTGATCGCGGCGGCGGACGTGGGGGCCGCCCTCACCCCGACGACCGAGGACGAGCAGATGCCGCCGCTGCTCGCGGCCGGCCTGGCCGCCTGGATCGCCGAACAGGCCCCGACCGGCGCCACCTACAAGTACGACCCGCCGCCCGGGCGCAAGCCCGCCCTGCACGGACGGCTGATCGAGGTACTCGACGAGGCGACCGAGAATGAGGCGCACTGGTGCTTCCGGGCGATCGCGCACCCCAACGCGATCGCCGTCACCGCGCGGGTCAAGGCCGCCTGCACCATGGCTGGGTTGGACCGGGACCTGCCGCAACGACGATTGGTGCTGCTGCGCAACGGTGCGTGGCCGAGCGGGAAGCGTACGACCGAGGTGTTGACCGCATTCGACGTGGCGGGCGGCGTCCGGTGCGGGGTGACGGAAGCGGACCTGCGGGTCTTCGCGGCGCTGCGGGTGATGGCGGCCGAGCCGTCCGCCGCGTTGCAGGAGTGGCTGGTCGCCCGTCGCCCGGCCAGCGGCACCGACCTGTTCCGGGCGGTCCTGCCCGGGCCCGACCCCACGTCCGGCGACACCGTAGCCGGCCCGGCAGGCGCGCCGCCCGCCGACGTGGCCGGTGGACCCTCGACCAGTCCCGGCGCCGCTCTCGTGCCTGCCGGCGCTGACGCGGCCGACCTAGTGGCCGATGCCGCCGACCAGACCCCTGACATCGTCGCCGCGGCGGTCGACGGGCGGTCGATCGGGCTCGGACGGACCGTCGAGGAGGGCGAACCCTTCACGGTGGACCTGGAGTCGCTACGTCGGCACGCCGTCGTATTCGCCGGCTCTGGCTCGGGCAAGACGGTGCTCATCCGCCGGCTCGTCGAGGAGTGCGCCCGGCAGGGCGTCTCCGCCATCGTGCTCGACCCCAACAACGACCTGGCCCGACTCGGCGACCCGTGGCCGGACCCGCCGAGCGGCTGGACGCCCGGCGACGCCGAACGGGCCGCGGACTACCTCGCCCACACCGAGGTCGTGGTGTGGACGCCCCGGGTCACCGCCGGCCGTCCGCTGAGCTTCCAGCCGCTGCCCGACTTCACCTCGCTGCGGGACTGGCCGGACGAGTTCGACCAGGCGATCCGCTCCGCCGTGGAGGCACTCGCGCCGCGGGCCGGTGTCGACCGGTCGACCAGGCTGGCCCAGCAGGGCAAGGCCGTCCTCACCGAGGCCCTCCAGGCATATGCCAGGAGTGGCATGGTGGGCCTGTCCGGCTTCACCGAGTTCCTCGCCGATCTGCCCGACGGGGTCAGCCGGCTGGCCCGCGCCGACAAGCTCGCTCAGGACCTGGCCGAGACGCTGAAGGCGGCGATGGTCACCGACCCGCTCTTCGGTGGGGTCGGTGCGCCGGCCGACCCGGGGCTGCTACTAACGCCGTCGCCGGGACGGCGGGCGCGGGTGTCGGTGATCAGTTTCATCGGTCTCGCCTCCGACCAGGAACGGCAGAGCTTCGTCAATCAGTTGCAGATGGCACTCTTCGCCTGGATCAAGCGGCACCCCGCGGGCGATCGGCCACTGGGTGGGCTCTTCGTCATGGACGAGGCACAGACGCTCGCCCCGTCCACCGGGAACACGGCCTGTACGGCCAGCTCGATCGCCCTCGCCTCGCAGGCCCGCAAGTACGGGCTCGGGCTGGTTTTCGCCACCCAGGCGCCCAAGGGCCTGCACAACCAGATCTCCGGCAACGCGACGACGCAGTTCTTCGGGCTGCTCAACGCGCCCGCGCAAATCGACGCGGCCCGTCAACTGGCCGAGGCCAAGGGTGGGCGGCTGCCCGACATCGGCCTGCTGAGCAGCGGCGAATTCTACGCGGCTGGGGAGGGGTTCTCGTTCGCCAAGGTCCGTACCCCGCTGTGCCTCACTCACCATCCCAAAGCACCGCTGAGTCCCGAGGAGGTCATCGCCCGCGCCCGCCCGGGCAGCGCCGACAGCTGA